Proteins encoded together in one uncultured Sphaerochaeta sp. window:
- a CDS encoding VTT domain-containing protein codes for MKMPMWLRSLFKKETYLKEDGSLDVRKLLLRTFLLMLFIFGMYFIGLRYYRLSGWDQNVVVQQFIENFGVHGVAIYVFIVDLFVLPLSVDLMWPFVMEWHPALAILVMGASSVAGAFFAYLFGRLVGLIPIFRKWVLRQSGTHTEQIITKYGIWAIVISGLTPLPFSTICTVAGILELKVHHFLLASLIRFPRMAIYYLIFTGLIVIG; via the coding sequence ATGAAGATGCCCATGTGGTTGAGATCACTGTTCAAGAAAGAAACCTATCTCAAGGAGGATGGGTCGCTGGATGTACGAAAGCTGCTCCTACGTACCTTTCTCCTGATGCTTTTCATCTTTGGGATGTATTTCATCGGCCTCAGGTACTACAGGCTTTCAGGCTGGGACCAGAACGTGGTGGTACAGCAGTTCATTGAGAACTTCGGGGTTCACGGCGTTGCAATCTACGTATTCATCGTAGACCTCTTTGTACTACCTCTCTCAGTGGATTTGATGTGGCCATTTGTGATGGAGTGGCATCCAGCACTGGCTATCCTGGTAATGGGTGCGAGCTCGGTAGCAGGAGCGTTCTTTGCCTACCTCTTTGGGAGACTTGTCGGCCTTATTCCCATCTTCAGGAAATGGGTACTTAGACAGTCAGGAACCCATACCGAGCAGATCATCACCAAGTATGGAATCTGGGCCATTGTCATCAGTGGATTGACCCCGCTTCCTTTCTCTACCATCTGTACCGTGGCAGGGATACTGGAACTGAAGGTTCATCACTTCTTGCTTGCCAGCCTTATCCGCTTCCCACGTATGGCAATCTATTACCTGATTTTTACCGGCCTGATCGTTATCGGTTGA
- a CDS encoding DUF6657 family protein, protein MAIIKSAWELALEKTENLQADPKKIKKEQLVKEGRQLAATFLMDIDATKEGTVKQYASYAGEEKDSVKEGMVITFLSNLSLPRSAAYKESFSKVLELGEILGDGNEELKEMLGQLEGFFSQYLENQEDLIERMKQQFAPHLQQKQAQLQQQYGPNFTLRPEQDPEFMKLLEKQLGQLDEQYTNILNQVKDQIKQILGVA, encoded by the coding sequence ATGGCAATTATCAAATCTGCATGGGAACTGGCCCTGGAGAAGACAGAAAACTTACAGGCCGACCCCAAGAAAATCAAGAAAGAACAGCTCGTCAAGGAGGGCAGACAACTTGCAGCAACCTTCCTCATGGATATAGATGCCACCAAGGAAGGAACTGTAAAGCAGTATGCTTCCTATGCTGGTGAAGAGAAAGACTCAGTCAAGGAAGGAATGGTTATCACATTCTTGTCCAACCTCTCCCTGCCACGCAGTGCTGCCTACAAGGAATCCTTTTCCAAGGTCCTGGAACTAGGAGAAATCCTGGGTGATGGAAATGAGGAACTAAAAGAGATGCTTGGACAGTTGGAGGGCTTCTTCAGTCAATATCTGGAGAATCAGGAAGACCTGATAGAAAGGATGAAGCAGCAGTTTGCTCCCCATCTCCAGCAAAAACAGGCTCAGTTGCAACAACAGTACGGTCCAAATTTCACACTCCGTCCAGAGCAGGATCCTGAGTTCATGAAGCTTCTTGAGAAGCAGCTTGGTCAGCTGGATGAGCAGTACACCAATATCCTGAATCAGGTAAAGGACCAGATCAAACAGATTCTGGGTGTCGCGTAA
- a CDS encoding sugar ABC transporter substrate-binding protein, producing MKKMVRLAMLVAMLAIMGGLFAAGSAEKEQATELRFIDVSPSPTRQEYFTNTFDKFKEETGISVIYESVPWDDAANKLTVLGASNQLPDVMTTWAGWLGQFTEAGWVVPLSDYIGDTSDEYAKTVTELVWKAEQELYGNIYTIPDGMMVKGVFVRKDWAEDAGLDLDMEKGWTYSEYFDAVYALTDPSKNHYGTSFRGSRGAFDPLFVYLESLNGGSAYAADGSSLMKDQEAIDAYKKWMDLYLDGTAPKDAINWGFVEMVDNFCGGLTGTLINDSEVAATCLERMEDDEWMVMPMPKSDKDGKIYNTVNSPYAYSISSSSKNKDAAWQLIQFLTRPDNNIEYCKLTGLIPIKTAIGDDPLYGPNGPYAAFVQQLNDPDMVVPVAFGPFNYTDMHQGMMHEEMQKYMLGKQDARTSLFNVVTELEKRMKAYLAENPGSSVEQPKGLQ from the coding sequence ATGAAAAAAATGGTACGGTTAGCTATGCTGGTTGCCATGTTGGCAATCATGGGTGGACTGTTCGCAGCAGGGTCTGCTGAGAAGGAACAAGCCACAGAGCTCCGGTTTATCGATGTATCTCCCAGCCCTACCCGGCAGGAGTATTTCACCAACACCTTCGACAAATTCAAAGAGGAAACGGGAATTTCCGTCATCTATGAGAGTGTTCCCTGGGACGATGCAGCGAACAAGCTGACCGTACTTGGTGCGTCCAATCAGCTTCCTGATGTAATGACCACCTGGGCAGGCTGGCTTGGTCAGTTTACTGAGGCTGGTTGGGTTGTTCCCCTCTCCGACTATATTGGCGATACAAGTGATGAGTATGCGAAAACAGTAACCGAACTGGTTTGGAAAGCAGAGCAGGAACTGTATGGCAACATCTATACCATTCCTGATGGTATGATGGTTAAGGGTGTATTTGTTCGAAAGGATTGGGCAGAGGATGCCGGCCTTGACCTGGACATGGAGAAAGGCTGGACGTACAGCGAATATTTCGATGCCGTATATGCCCTTACAGACCCTTCAAAGAATCATTACGGTACTTCATTCCGTGGCTCCCGCGGTGCATTCGACCCCTTGTTTGTCTATCTGGAAAGTCTTAATGGTGGATCAGCATATGCAGCCGATGGATCTTCATTGATGAAAGACCAAGAGGCTATCGATGCATACAAAAAGTGGATGGACCTGTATCTTGATGGTACAGCACCGAAAGATGCAATCAACTGGGGCTTTGTAGAGATGGTTGACAACTTCTGCGGTGGTCTTACCGGTACGTTGATCAACGATAGTGAAGTTGCCGCTACCTGTCTTGAAAGAATGGAAGATGATGAATGGATGGTTATGCCCATGCCTAAGAGTGATAAGGATGGAAAGATCTACAATACCGTCAATTCACCATATGCATACTCTATCAGTTCATCCTCGAAGAATAAGGATGCTGCTTGGCAGCTTATCCAGTTCCTCACCAGACCAGACAACAATATTGAGTATTGTAAGCTTACCGGCCTGATCCCCATCAAGACAGCCATCGGCGACGATCCTCTCTATGGTCCAAATGGTCCCTATGCAGCCTTTGTACAGCAGCTGAATGACCCTGACATGGTTGTCCCTGTTGCATTTGGCCCCTTCAACTATACCGACATGCACCAAGGCATGATGCATGAAGAGATGCAGAAGTATATGTTGGGCAAGCAAGATGCAAGGACTTCCCTGTTCAATGTCGTCACTGAACTCGAAAAGAGAATGAAAGCATATCTGGCTGAGAATCCGGGTTCTTCCGTGGAACAGCCAAAGGGATTGCAGTAA
- a CDS encoding alanyl-tRNA editing protein, with product MHSKPIYYEEPYQRTLQAVVTSITEKGVVLDKTLCYPEGGGQAGDRGTIAGKPLLDTIKDDDHTIYHQVADPDFSVGDTVDIVLDWEHRYHYMQMHTAQHVASGLLFHHFSIATVSVHQGERILTIETDREDIPLTICYALEDLVNQSVREAKPVSYEVHTQQSAQALDLRRSIKVEGDGVRLVVVDDIDTVACGGLHVANTKEIDLFHYEGQEMIRGHVRLIFTIGTIAREEIRKKGRIVEQLGALFSSPVEELVETASKAVTQASSDKSALKKCNERLALLELEKRIAGAPEEKGTPVVLWEVEEGLSLKDIGKAATAFENLALCAVQQNGEQVLWLIALVGEAEFLLNFSKQRQNLLSTIAGKGGGKPPLYQGVGTGEGLILLKTFKDLLV from the coding sequence ATGCATTCAAAGCCTATCTATTATGAAGAACCCTATCAGCGGACACTTCAGGCCGTTGTCACCTCCATTACAGAAAAGGGAGTCGTCCTGGACAAGACCCTCTGCTACCCAGAGGGGGGAGGCCAGGCGGGAGACAGGGGCACTATTGCAGGAAAGCCCCTCCTTGATACCATCAAGGATGATGATCATACCATCTACCATCAGGTGGCAGACCCAGACTTCTCCGTTGGGGACACAGTGGACATCGTCCTTGACTGGGAACACCGTTACCACTATATGCAGATGCACACAGCCCAGCATGTAGCCAGTGGATTGCTGTTCCACCACTTCTCCATAGCGACAGTTAGTGTGCATCAGGGAGAGAGAATCCTTACCATAGAGACCGATAGGGAGGATATCCCACTCACTATCTGCTATGCATTGGAGGATCTGGTGAACCAGAGTGTACGGGAGGCAAAGCCTGTCTCCTATGAAGTACATACCCAGCAAAGCGCACAGGCCTTGGACCTGAGAAGATCGATCAAAGTAGAAGGGGACGGGGTAAGACTGGTGGTCGTTGATGATATCGACACTGTTGCCTGCGGAGGGCTTCACGTTGCAAACACCAAGGAGATAGATCTCTTCCATTATGAGGGACAGGAGATGATCAGGGGACATGTCAGACTCATCTTCACCATTGGAACAATCGCCCGGGAAGAGATTAGAAAGAAGGGGCGTATCGTAGAACAGCTGGGTGCTCTCTTCTCATCCCCGGTGGAAGAATTGGTTGAGACAGCGAGCAAGGCTGTCACCCAGGCATCTTCTGATAAGAGTGCACTGAAGAAGTGCAATGAACGGCTGGCTCTTCTGGAGCTGGAGAAACGCATTGCAGGAGCTCCTGAGGAAAAAGGAACGCCAGTTGTGCTTTGGGAAGTAGAGGAGGGACTCTCTCTCAAGGACATCGGCAAGGCCGCCACAGCATTTGAAAACTTGGCTCTCTGCGCCGTACAACAAAATGGTGAGCAGGTCCTCTGGCTCATTGCCTTGGTTGGGGAAGCGGAATTCTTGTTGAATTTCTCCAAGCAACGGCAGAACCTGCTCTCAACCATTGCAGGAAAGGGAGGTGGAAAGCCTCCTCTCTACCAAGGAGTGGGAACAGGCGAGGGGCTCATCCTGCTCAAGACATTCAAGGATCTACTGGTATGA
- a CDS encoding FCD domain-containing protein, producing the protein MSTMPITQSFKPIAKDSLYEKVTDAIISYIYRNGLKIGDKLPGERQLAQELEVGRNSVRQGLCQLEENGIITRMVGKGAFVKREVTADSVELKLMRVDYQDLLEIKINIEELAIKRAVEHATDEQIARLREIGEELNTLAKAGTFSHTLDKKFHTALLECAGSPTLTQMVLSLVDSLDSYTKVLGNVSDIWVKTIPFHLDIVSALEQRQVSYAIAAHQYIYHYDMEVLNGLAEKTEPKAN; encoded by the coding sequence ATGAGTACGATGCCTATTACCCAATCATTCAAGCCAATTGCAAAGGATTCGTTATACGAAAAAGTAACGGATGCTATCATCAGCTACATCTACCGTAATGGATTGAAGATCGGTGACAAACTACCAGGAGAACGTCAATTAGCCCAAGAGCTTGAGGTAGGGAGGAACTCCGTACGCCAGGGACTCTGCCAACTTGAAGAGAACGGCATCATCACCAGAATGGTGGGAAAGGGTGCGTTTGTTAAGCGAGAGGTTACTGCAGACTCCGTAGAACTCAAACTCATGCGTGTCGATTATCAAGACCTGTTGGAAATCAAGATCAACATCGAAGAACTAGCAATCAAAAGGGCTGTGGAGCATGCAACAGATGAGCAAATTGCTCGCTTAAGGGAAATCGGGGAGGAACTGAACACCCTGGCAAAGGCCGGGACCTTCTCTCATACGTTGGACAAGAAGTTCCACACCGCTCTTCTGGAATGTGCAGGAAGTCCCACACTCACACAGATGGTCCTCTCCTTGGTAGACTCCCTGGATAGTTACACAAAGGTCCTGGGGAATGTCTCTGATATTTGGGTCAAGACCATCCCGTTCCATCTCGATATCGTATCAGCCTTGGAACAAAGACAAGTTTCCTATGCAATAGCTGCGCACCAATACATCTATCACTATGATATGGAAGTTCTAAACGGTCTCGCAGAAAAAACAGAACCAAAAGCAAACTAA
- a CDS encoding TraR/DksA C4-type zinc finger protein produces the protein MKELITTLLAQLNHHAEFLDQETQAIAPSCSLGRVTRMEAIGEQAISAHAQSLNQKRIIGLENALQRIEKGTYGTCIRCQAEIPLGRLELVPEALLCVQCAEKKRR, from the coding sequence ATGAAAGAGCTTATTACTACCTTGCTCGCCCAGTTGAATCACCATGCAGAATTTCTTGATCAAGAGACCCAGGCCATCGCTCCATCGTGTAGCCTTGGCAGGGTAACCAGAATGGAAGCCATCGGTGAACAAGCGATCAGTGCACATGCCCAGTCCCTAAACCAGAAGAGAATCATTGGGCTTGAAAATGCTCTGCAAAGAATAGAAAAGGGAACTTACGGTACCTGTATTCGATGCCAAGCAGAAATCCCTCTCGGGAGACTGGAATTGGTACCTGAAGCACTGCTCTGTGTACAGTGTGCCGAGAAGAAACGGCGTTAG
- a CDS encoding carbohydrate ABC transporter permease: MKNYRIAKQIGNLGRALILLFFLLLVLMPIYWMAITSFKTNSEIIDTQTVTYYPHETTTDNYVQLFELYDYKSMLVNSLIVSVSTGLCITMLSILGGYGLARYSFGGKTTMLLFFLVTQMIPLILVIIPLYVIFAKMGIINTRLSLFLFYLIANLPFCVITMRSFFERIPYTLEEAAYVDGCSKMMTLVRIILPVMFPGIVAVFVFAFIGAWNELIAGTIFINTSNLWTIPVGLKSLIGKYDVKWGVLMAGGMCALLPTAIMFAFMQKFVVEGLTAGAVKE, encoded by the coding sequence ATGAAGAACTATAGAATTGCAAAACAAATCGGTAATCTTGGAAGAGCGCTCATCCTGCTTTTTTTCCTGCTTCTGGTACTGATGCCGATCTATTGGATGGCGATCACCTCCTTCAAGACGAATTCTGAGATTATTGACACACAGACGGTCACTTACTATCCACATGAAACAACTACTGACAATTATGTACAGTTATTTGAGTTATACGACTACAAGAGTATGCTGGTTAATAGTCTGATCGTGTCAGTCTCCACTGGCCTGTGTATTACCATGCTCTCCATACTCGGTGGGTACGGACTTGCCAGATACTCCTTCGGCGGAAAGACAACCATGCTGCTCTTCTTTCTCGTCACGCAGATGATTCCACTGATACTTGTAATCATTCCGTTGTATGTAATCTTTGCAAAGATGGGCATCATCAACACACGACTGAGCCTATTCCTGTTCTACCTCATCGCAAACCTCCCTTTCTGTGTCATCACCATGAGGAGTTTCTTTGAGCGGATCCCCTATACATTGGAAGAAGCAGCGTATGTGGATGGATGTTCAAAGATGATGACGTTGGTACGGATCATTCTTCCGGTCATGTTCCCTGGCATTGTTGCTGTCTTTGTGTTTGCATTCATTGGAGCCTGGAATGAGCTGATTGCCGGCACCATCTTCATCAACACGAGCAATCTCTGGACGATCCCGGTCGGTTTGAAGTCCTTGATCGGAAAATATGATGTAAAATGGGGAGTGCTTATGGCCGGCGGCATGTGTGCACTGCTTCCAACTGCAATCATGTTCGCGTTCATGCAGAAATTCGTAGTGGAAGGGTTGACCGCAGGAGCAGTAAAAGAATGA
- a CDS encoding histidinol-phosphatase has translation MMQNQEYNQEVVNLHTHSFYCGHGSGTIEEYVQAASEHGLALLGMSEHCPVPDGRWHRSRMDYSQIEAYEHDCQMAKETAPEGLAVITGYECDYLPEYQGYYREVAERVDYLIGAIHDLSTDLNHEHSVFWHQLSKKDLATYTDMYCDMLSSGLFLFGAHPDLFGYYYHQWDTEAEACSRAIIECAVANNVALEINANGMRKRKVQLDEGWRHPYPLSPFWEIASEYPLQVVTHSDAHKPSLIKEGYEACANIAIENNLQLCSYRVEREQRENLRISLI, from the coding sequence ATGATGCAAAACCAAGAATACAACCAAGAGGTGGTAAACCTCCATACCCATAGTTTTTATTGTGGCCACGGCAGTGGTACCATTGAAGAATATGTCCAAGCGGCAAGTGAGCATGGGCTCGCCTTGCTCGGCATGAGTGAGCACTGCCCGGTGCCTGATGGCAGGTGGCATCGTAGCCGAATGGACTACTCTCAGATTGAAGCATATGAACATGACTGCCAGATGGCGAAAGAGACTGCTCCCGAAGGGCTTGCTGTGATCACTGGTTATGAGTGTGACTATCTTCCTGAGTATCAAGGGTACTATAGGGAGGTGGCTGAGAGAGTTGACTACCTCATCGGCGCCATCCATGATCTTTCTACAGACCTGAACCATGAGCACTCAGTGTTTTGGCATCAGCTGTCCAAGAAGGATCTTGCTACCTATACCGATATGTACTGCGACATGCTCTCTTCAGGCTTGTTCCTCTTTGGTGCTCATCCTGACTTGTTTGGGTACTACTACCACCAGTGGGATACTGAGGCGGAGGCGTGCAGCAGGGCAATTATTGAGTGTGCTGTAGCCAACAATGTAGCCTTGGAGATCAACGCAAACGGGATGAGAAAGCGCAAGGTTCAGCTTGATGAGGGTTGGCGCCACCCCTATCCACTTTCCCCGTTCTGGGAGATTGCAAGCGAGTATCCGCTCCAGGTGGTGACCCATAGCGATGCCCATAAGCCATCCTTGATCAAGGAAGGATACGAGGCATGTGCTAATATTGCAATTGAGAACAACCTACAGCTTTGTTCCTATAGGGTGGAAAGAGAACAAAGAGAAAACCTGCGTATTTCCCTGATCTAA
- the purB gene encoding adenylosuccinate lyase: MQSFTHDTYISPFSWRYASEEMRTVFSEEHKRKLLRKVWVALASAQAEAGLVKAEQLSELIAHQEDIDIERASEIEAEIHHDLMAEIKTFAEQCPNAGSIIHLGATSMDILDNMDAMRLKQALTLIIEKTKTLLSLFVEKMESYADTPCMAFTHIQPAEPTTVGYRLAQTAQDLKEDLEGLLAVQASVRGKGMKGAVGTSASYTELLKDRSLSAMEMEQRVMENLGLEAFTAATQVYPRKQDYRVGTALSSLACTLYKFFIDFRLLQSPPIGEWSEPFGAKQVGSSAMPFKRNPINSEKIDSLCRYISVQSEVLWQNAASTLLERTLDDSANRRLVLPDMFLALDEVLLTANKVVRGMQIHQSGIARNLEAYGIFAASERLLMELGRKGANRQEMHELIREYSLKAWAEVQEGKPNTLKDMLTQDETVLSFLSKEAALETLDATQYIGDSALRTRLVAQEIASLINR; encoded by the coding sequence ATGCAAAGCTTTACCCATGACACCTATATTTCACCTTTTTCTTGGCGCTATGCAAGCGAGGAAATGCGAACCGTATTCAGTGAGGAGCATAAGAGAAAGCTCCTGAGAAAGGTTTGGGTTGCCCTTGCAAGCGCCCAGGCAGAAGCTGGTCTCGTAAAAGCGGAACAGCTCTCTGAATTGATCGCACACCAAGAAGACATAGATATCGAGAGAGCCAGCGAGATTGAGGCTGAGATCCACCATGACCTTATGGCAGAGATCAAGACCTTCGCAGAACAATGCCCCAATGCTGGCTCTATCATTCACCTTGGGGCAACCAGCATGGACATCCTGGACAACATGGATGCGATGCGCCTGAAGCAAGCCCTCACCCTGATCATCGAAAAAACCAAGACGCTTCTCTCCCTCTTCGTAGAGAAGATGGAGAGTTATGCAGATACCCCTTGCATGGCCTTTACCCATATCCAACCCGCAGAACCCACCACGGTAGGATATCGTCTTGCACAGACTGCCCAGGACCTCAAAGAGGACCTTGAAGGTCTCCTGGCCGTACAGGCATCGGTTCGTGGCAAGGGAATGAAGGGAGCTGTAGGTACCAGTGCAAGTTATACGGAGTTGCTCAAAGACCGTTCGTTGTCTGCCATGGAAATGGAACAACGGGTCATGGAAAACCTTGGACTGGAAGCGTTCACCGCTGCCACCCAGGTCTATCCCCGCAAGCAGGATTATCGAGTAGGGACAGCACTCAGTTCGCTTGCCTGCACACTCTACAAGTTCTTTATTGACTTCCGTCTGCTCCAGAGTCCACCCATTGGGGAATGGAGTGAACCCTTCGGTGCAAAGCAGGTAGGCTCTTCAGCCATGCCGTTCAAACGAAATCCGATAAACAGCGAAAAGATCGACAGCCTTTGCAGGTATATCTCCGTGCAGAGCGAAGTGCTCTGGCAGAACGCTGCATCCACCCTTCTTGAGCGCACACTCGATGACAGTGCAAACCGTCGCCTGGTGCTTCCCGATATGTTCCTTGCCCTGGATGAAGTGCTCCTCACGGCCAATAAGGTGGTCCGGGGAATGCAGATCCACCAAAGTGGCATTGCGCGTAATCTTGAGGCGTACGGTATCTTTGCTGCAAGTGAACGCCTTTTGATGGAACTGGGAAGAAAAGGTGCCAACCGTCAGGAGATGCATGAACTTATCAGGGAGTACAGCCTGAAAGCTTGGGCAGAGGTACAAGAGGGTAAGCCAAATACCTTGAAGGATATGCTCACCCAGGATGAGACAGTCCTCTCATTTCTATCCAAGGAAGCAGCTCTTGAGACACTTGATGCTACTCAATATATCGGGGACAGTGCCCTTCGTACCCGCCTGGTAGCCCAGGAGATTGCTTCCCTGATCAACCGATAA
- a CDS encoding sugar ABC transporter permease: MGILVLYLVVVAIFCALGIALIRKHAKRHAMAWESLAMKRRTEPYLFLLPTLIPLILMFGYPLINSFIMAFQNYKLSSPGKIHFNGLENFQKLFSETDIWLIIKNSFIYVIISVAGQFLLGLTLAMALNKQFRFRGLYQAIIFLPWSFSAFVIGLMHRWSFNGEYGVVNDLLLKLNIISEKIAWLGTPGFSLAVVIIAMIWMGIPFFAIMILAALQSIPANIYEASHIDGCGPLRRFFMITIPYIKPTVIITILLRTIWIFNSFDLIVVITNGGPANYSQTLPSYMYTKAFSSYDFGLASALGVVLMVFLALYVLIFLRSTNYNKAGSF, from the coding sequence ATGGGTATACTTGTTCTGTATTTGGTTGTTGTCGCAATTTTCTGTGCTTTGGGAATTGCGCTGATAAGGAAACATGCAAAAAGACATGCAATGGCTTGGGAAAGCCTTGCCATGAAGAGAAGAACTGAACCCTACCTGTTTCTCCTCCCTACGTTGATTCCGTTGATCCTTATGTTTGGATATCCCTTGATAAATAGCTTTATCATGGCTTTCCAGAACTATAAGCTCTCTTCACCAGGGAAAATCCACTTCAATGGATTGGAAAACTTTCAGAAACTATTCTCAGAAACTGATATTTGGCTGATCATCAAGAACTCTTTCATCTATGTAATCATTTCCGTAGCAGGTCAGTTCTTGCTCGGATTAACCTTGGCTATGGCTTTGAACAAGCAGTTCAGGTTCCGTGGATTATACCAAGCGATCATCTTCCTTCCCTGGTCCTTCTCTGCATTTGTGATTGGGCTCATGCACCGTTGGTCATTTAATGGTGAATACGGCGTAGTGAATGATCTTTTACTGAAGTTGAACATAATTTCCGAAAAGATCGCTTGGTTGGGTACACCTGGATTTTCGTTGGCAGTAGTCATCATAGCAATGATCTGGATGGGTATCCCGTTCTTTGCCATCATGATTCTTGCCGCCCTACAGTCTATTCCAGCCAATATTTATGAAGCATCACATATTGATGGATGCGGTCCATTGAGACGTTTCTTCATGATCACGATTCCTTATATCAAACCGACGGTAATCATTACCATCCTGCTCCGAACCATCTGGATCTTCAACTCATTCGATTTAATCGTAGTCATCACAAACGGAGGACCTGCAAACTACTCACAGACACTTCCTTCCTACATGTACACAAAGGCCTTCTCCAGCTATGACTTTGGATTGGCTTCAGCCTTGGGCGTGGTACTCATGGTCTTCTTGGCTTTGTACGTACTGATATTCTTGAGGTCTACCAATTACAATAAAGCGGGGAGTTTCTAA
- a CDS encoding extracellular solute-binding protein produces MSRPTTKHVIIILLTIFSMIALLGCQKSETNDSKSSSKKLYVYNWSYYTPDSVIASFEEEFGVDVILDYFASNEEMFTKLMASSGAGYDVIFPSGDYVSIMKNLDMLEKIDTTKMDNLQYISPLALEKATYDPEMEYSVPYYLGASGIAVNKEMVSDYEKSWNIFADERYKDRMVMMDDMREVIGDALAYLGYSVNTTNPAELEEARILINTEWKPNLVKFDAEGFAKGFASGEYWIAHGYAEAIFEELQESQWDNVDFFLPSDGGPMYIDSMCIPKGARNYDLALEFINYIHKPENYAQFLDRFHFPSSVNMEAEQYRTTTPFYTVDMLTSYELKDDLGASLEMYNKAWESIRYVD; encoded by the coding sequence ATGAGCAGACCTACCACCAAGCATGTTATCATCATTTTGCTGACCATCTTCAGCATGATCGCCCTTCTCGGTTGCCAGAAGTCCGAGACGAATGATTCAAAGAGCAGCAGCAAAAAGCTCTATGTATACAACTGGTCCTACTATACTCCCGACTCAGTCATCGCCTCGTTTGAAGAGGAATTCGGAGTAGATGTAATTCTCGATTACTTTGCATCCAATGAAGAGATGTTCACCAAGCTTATGGCTTCCTCAGGTGCTGGCTATGATGTCATATTCCCCAGTGGGGATTATGTCTCCATCATGAAGAATCTCGATATGCTGGAAAAAATTGACACCACCAAGATGGACAACCTGCAATACATCTCCCCGCTCGCCTTGGAAAAGGCTACCTATGACCCTGAAATGGAATACTCGGTTCCCTACTACCTTGGTGCCAGTGGAATTGCCGTCAACAAGGAGATGGTCAGCGATTATGAGAAGAGCTGGAACATCTTTGCTGATGAACGCTACAAGGACCGTATGGTGATGATGGATGATATGCGTGAGGTCATTGGTGATGCACTTGCCTACCTGGGCTATTCAGTCAACACCACAAACCCAGCCGAGCTCGAAGAAGCACGGATCCTGATCAACACCGAGTGGAAACCAAATCTGGTCAAATTCGATGCAGAAGGGTTTGCCAAGGGCTTCGCCAGCGGTGAGTACTGGATCGCACATGGCTACGCAGAGGCAATCTTTGAGGAGCTCCAGGAATCCCAGTGGGACAATGTAGACTTCTTCCTCCCTTCCGACGGAGGACCGATGTATATTGACTCGATGTGTATCCCCAAAGGAGCCAGGAACTATGACCTTGCCCTTGAGTTCATCAACTATATCCACAAGCCGGAGAACTACGCACAGTTCCTCGACCGGTTCCACTTCCCTTCCTCGGTGAACATGGAAGCCGAGCAGTACCGCACAACCACCCCGTTCTATACCGTTGATATGCTCACCTCCTATGAGTTGAAGGATGACCTGGGAGCAAGCTTGGAAATGTACAACAAGGCGTGGGAGAGCATCCGTTATGTTGATTGA
- a CDS encoding trimeric intracellular cation channel family protein, translating into MELEQNIIYIFDLLGTFIFAITGAVKGVRLKLDILGVVVFACTVGCGGGMLRDAAIGATPVAAFSNSAYILICVGTGLAVFFLAPKFVGRWRVILFADSLGLGVFTALGVAKGAMFGIGPVGQLLCGVFSAVGGGVVRDVMSRSIPTVLTSDFYATASLIGGILYLALEMTGLGLLSKFIIASSVVFLIRIVAIKYNFHLPVANTALPVDDEQILH; encoded by the coding sequence ATGGAACTGGAGCAAAACATCATCTATATCTTTGACCTACTGGGAACCTTTATCTTTGCTATCACTGGTGCAGTAAAAGGAGTACGTCTCAAGTTGGACATCCTGGGAGTTGTCGTATTTGCCTGTACAGTCGGTTGTGGGGGAGGCATGCTCAGGGATGCAGCGATCGGGGCAACCCCAGTGGCGGCCTTTTCCAACAGTGCCTATATACTCATTTGTGTCGGTACTGGTCTTGCGGTATTCTTCCTTGCTCCCAAGTTTGTCGGGCGTTGGAGAGTCATTCTCTTTGCCGATTCCCTTGGCCTGGGTGTCTTCACTGCCCTTGGCGTTGCGAAAGGGGCAATGTTTGGCATTGGGCCGGTAGGTCAGTTGCTTTGTGGTGTCTTTTCTGCAGTCGGAGGAGGGGTTGTTCGTGATGTCATGAGCCGCTCAATTCCAACCGTACTTACCAGTGACTTTTACGCGACAGCAAGCCTTATCGGAGGTATCCTCTACTTGGCACTCGAGATGACGGGACTCGGACTCTTGAGCAAATTTATCATAGCGAGTAGTGTAGTCTTCCTGATTCGCATCGTTGCGATCAAATACAATTTCCACCTTCCTGTGGCAAATACTGCTTTGCCGGTGGACGACGAGCAAATACTCCATTGA